One genomic region from Actinocatenispora thailandica encodes:
- a CDS encoding DNA primase, producing the protein MARHRAEHESDEPTTESDEPTTESDEPTAESDADDTPDTEDEHQVDEPERTEAVAEFWSDLAVDPIEIALPSGVGYTLRAYRSPDEVTPVPGADPEPAEETEPAEEPAAATATAAAEEKSGTGKGVTAKVAEPAAEDEAIEDEATAGEADDAESDGKTARRARGKGRKSDAAAKDDASDEDADDENEADGDEDADDAELDAEADEDEDEDEAGEPAGPDEIPVFLTQRGRLLLFRTPEALVEFVRSDEPHSLRGVEQAGTLAERLDSSHVAPDPDDRYELDLLVKNLRGGHDTWEPELVISAGELARDLAYALDLQSVQTSLAPGSPLDDLDDAMRGRMNGGIAAFRARRRMRKIGAQQAALAWRTIIGKISAAVDWRD; encoded by the coding sequence GTGGCTCGCCACCGCGCCGAACACGAGTCGGACGAGCCGACCACCGAGTCGGATGAACCGACGACCGAGTCGGACGAACCGACCGCCGAGTCGGACGCTGACGACACACCGGACACCGAGGACGAACACCAGGTCGACGAGCCGGAGCGGACCGAGGCGGTGGCCGAGTTCTGGTCGGACCTCGCCGTCGACCCGATCGAGATCGCCCTGCCGTCCGGGGTCGGCTACACCCTGCGCGCCTACCGCAGCCCGGACGAGGTGACACCGGTACCGGGCGCCGACCCGGAGCCGGCCGAGGAGACGGAGCCGGCCGAGGAGCCCGCCGCCGCGACGGCCACCGCCGCTGCCGAGGAGAAGTCCGGTACCGGCAAGGGCGTGACGGCGAAGGTCGCCGAGCCGGCCGCCGAGGACGAGGCCATCGAGGACGAGGCCACTGCGGGCGAGGCCGACGACGCCGAGTCCGACGGCAAGACCGCCCGGCGCGCGCGTGGCAAGGGCAGGAAGTCCGACGCCGCGGCGAAGGACGACGCCAGCGACGAGGACGCCGACGACGAGAACGAGGCCGACGGGGACGAGGACGCGGACGACGCGGAGCTCGACGCCGAGGCCGACGAAGACGAGGACGAGGACGAGGCCGGCGAGCCGGCCGGCCCGGACGAGATACCGGTGTTCCTCACCCAGCGGGGCAGGCTGCTGCTGTTCCGCACGCCCGAGGCGCTGGTGGAGTTCGTCCGCTCGGACGAGCCGCACTCGCTGCGCGGCGTCGAGCAGGCCGGGACGCTCGCCGAGCGCCTCGACAGCTCGCACGTCGCGCCGGACCCGGACGACCGCTACGAGCTCGATCTGCTGGTGAAGAACCTGCGCGGCGGCCACGACACGTGGGAGCCGGAGCTCGTCATCTCGGCCGGTGAACTCGCTCGTGACCTTGCGTACGCCCTGGATCTGCAGTCGGTGCAGACCTCGCTGGCACCCGGATCGCCGCTCGACGATCTGGACGACGCGATGCGGGGCCGGATGAACGGCGGCATCGCCGCGTTCCGGGCCCGCCGCCGGATGCGGAAAATCGGGGCACAACAGGCAGCACTCGCGTGGCGGACGATCATCGGAAAGATCAGTGCCGCTGTGGACTGGCGCGATTGA
- a CDS encoding GNAT family N-acetyltransferase produces MSATEFARAVAFGHAFARRQAVRVVDVPGGFGVLDGEFSQIHDLNRIICTGPVTSREIAAAADGMFDAAGLAYRQISVDGPDGAELVTGLTAAGYQATGELLMAYHGGQPPAGVPVTVVQPAVLLGPAERAWREEVSGLSDGTYRQLAEQRLRRPAELTRRLAVLGDDGAPRAWCELYLSAGERVAQVEDLLTLPGYRGRGYGSALLSAGVAQARAAGCDLTFLRVEADDGPVPLYRRLGFEPLGEAHQFHRAAGRA; encoded by the coding sequence GTGAGCGCCACCGAGTTCGCCCGCGCCGTCGCGTTCGGGCACGCCTTCGCCCGCCGGCAGGCGGTTCGGGTGGTCGACGTGCCCGGCGGGTTCGGGGTGCTCGATGGCGAGTTCAGCCAGATCCACGACCTGAACCGGATCATCTGTACCGGGCCGGTCACGTCCCGTGAGATCGCCGCGGCGGCCGACGGCATGTTCGACGCGGCCGGCCTGGCGTACCGGCAGATCAGCGTCGACGGTCCGGACGGGGCCGAGCTGGTCACCGGGTTGACGGCCGCCGGCTACCAGGCGACCGGCGAGCTGCTGATGGCGTACCACGGTGGGCAGCCGCCGGCGGGCGTTCCGGTGACGGTGGTGCAGCCGGCCGTGCTGCTCGGGCCGGCCGAGCGGGCCTGGCGGGAGGAAGTGTCGGGCCTGTCCGACGGGACCTACCGACAACTCGCCGAGCAGCGGCTGCGCCGGCCGGCCGAGCTGACCCGCCGCCTCGCGGTACTCGGCGACGACGGCGCGCCGCGCGCCTGGTGCGAGCTGTACCTGTCGGCCGGCGAGCGGGTCGCCCAGGTCGAGGACCTGCTGACGCTGCCGGGCTACCGGGGCCGCGGCTACGGTTCGGCGCTGCTGTCGGCCGGTGTGGCGCAGGCTCGCGCGGCCGGCTGTGACCTGACGTTCCTGCGGGTCGAGGCCGACGACGGGCCGGTCCCGCTGTACCGGCGGCTGGGGTTCGAGCCGCTGGGTGAGGCACATCAGTTCCACCGGGCCGCGGGCCGGGCCTGA
- a CDS encoding DUF4261 domain-containing protein has translation MAVDLCYPDPPDIDPRALTVRIRSALPGTMLVWAGQTNLLLRHERADPAQPYRPDPADILGLPPEHHPFTEADRHRRDHLLHTVAFGTEPPAERDLSQCWAWPEASATLVGCRYQITISQPLGRGRDCAERVQALRATVDAAIALARPLATWWPASQQALPPGALVTHPLTGVVNIRLFRSMSDPEVTLTDTLGLYALGLPDVQCQSRRLDPNRLSDLLFELAEYLCKHGDVLRPGSPVPGLSTDQQFVPDRQVSMVPPHRMVIDLDPGPGYRP, from the coding sequence ATGGCAGTCGACCTGTGCTACCCCGACCCGCCCGACATCGACCCGCGCGCCCTGACCGTCCGGATCAGATCGGCGCTGCCTGGCACGATGCTGGTGTGGGCCGGGCAGACGAACCTGCTGCTCCGACATGAGCGGGCCGATCCGGCCCAGCCGTACCGGCCGGATCCGGCCGACATCCTGGGCCTGCCGCCCGAGCACCACCCGTTCACCGAGGCCGACCGGCACCGGCGCGACCACCTGCTGCACACGGTCGCGTTCGGCACCGAGCCGCCGGCCGAGCGCGACCTGAGCCAGTGCTGGGCGTGGCCGGAGGCGAGCGCGACGCTGGTGGGCTGCCGGTACCAGATCACGATCAGCCAGCCGTTGGGCCGCGGTCGCGACTGCGCCGAGCGGGTCCAGGCGCTGCGGGCCACGGTGGACGCGGCGATCGCGCTGGCCCGGCCGCTCGCGACCTGGTGGCCGGCGAGCCAGCAGGCGCTGCCACCCGGCGCGCTGGTGACCCACCCGCTGACCGGCGTGGTGAACATCCGGCTGTTCCGGTCGATGTCCGATCCCGAGGTCACCCTCACCGACACCCTCGGCCTGTACGCGCTGGGCCTGCCCGACGTGCAGTGCCAGTCCCGCCGGCTGGACCCGAACCGGCTGTCCGACCTGCTGTTCGAACTGGCCGAGTACCTGTGCAAGCACGGGGACGTGCTGCGGCCGGGCAGCCCGGTGCCGGGGCTGTCCACCGACCAGCAGTTCGTGCCCGACCGGCAGGTGTCGATGGTGCCGCCGCACCGGATGGTGATCGACCTCGACCCGGGCCCCGGCTACCGGCCCTGA
- a CDS encoding aldehyde dehydrogenase family protein: MPTEQKAAPARLAVRKTYKLFVGGKFPRSESGRSYPVQGADGEFVANAALASRKDVRDAVVAARKAFGGWSGATAYNRGQILYRIAEMLEGRHSQFADEIRTARGGTRSAARAEVDAAIDRWVWYAGWSDKIAQVRGNANPVAGPYFNLSAPEPTGVVGIVAPTEPLLGLVSVLAPAIVTGNTVVLLASETQPLPAITLAEVLATSDLPGGVVNLLTGKVAETAPWLAGHADVNALDLTGVVDGDLAVELERTAADTLKRVLRPPLATVDWKAEPGTERLTTFLETKTVWHPRGA, translated from the coding sequence TTGCCCACTGAGCAGAAGGCGGCGCCGGCGCGGCTGGCGGTGCGCAAGACCTACAAACTCTTCGTGGGCGGGAAGTTCCCGCGCAGCGAGTCGGGGAGGTCGTACCCGGTGCAGGGGGCGGACGGCGAGTTCGTGGCGAACGCGGCGCTCGCGTCCCGCAAGGACGTGCGCGACGCCGTGGTCGCCGCCCGCAAGGCGTTCGGTGGCTGGTCCGGCGCCACCGCGTACAACCGGGGGCAGATCCTCTACCGCATCGCGGAGATGCTGGAGGGCCGGCACTCCCAGTTCGCCGACGAGATCCGCACCGCCCGGGGCGGCACCCGGTCCGCCGCCCGCGCCGAGGTGGACGCGGCGATCGACCGCTGGGTGTGGTACGCGGGCTGGTCGGACAAGATCGCCCAGGTGCGCGGCAACGCCAACCCGGTCGCCGGCCCGTACTTCAACCTGTCCGCGCCGGAGCCGACCGGCGTGGTGGGCATCGTCGCCCCGACCGAGCCGCTGCTCGGCCTGGTCTCGGTGCTCGCGCCGGCCATCGTCACCGGCAACACCGTGGTGCTGCTGGCGAGCGAGACCCAGCCGTTACCGGCGATCACCCTGGCCGAGGTGCTGGCCACCTCCGACCTGCCCGGTGGCGTGGTCAACCTGCTGACCGGGAAGGTCGCCGAGACCGCGCCGTGGCTGGCCGGGCATGCCGACGTCAACGCGCTCGACCTGACCGGGGTCGTCGACGGCGACCTCGCGGTCGAGCTGGAGCGCACCGCCGCCGACACGCTGAAGCGGGTGCTCCGGCCGCCGCTGGCCACGGTCGACTGGAAGGCCGAGCCCGGCACCGAGCGGCTCACCACGTTCCTGGAGACCAAGACCGTCTGGCATCCCCGGGGCGCCTGA
- a CDS encoding aldehyde dehydrogenase family protein: protein MAFEYAPAPESRSIVDIRPAYGLFVDGEFVAPTDGESMKTVDPATEEVLAEVAVAGPADVDRAVAAARKAYQRVWGPMPGTERAKYLYRIARIIQERARELAVLESIDNGKPIRESRDVDIPLVAAHFFYYAGWADKLGYAGFGPNPQPLGVAGQVIPWNFPLLMLAWKIAPALAAGNTVVLKPAETTPLTALLFAEICQQADLPAGVVNILTGAGDTGRALVEHGDVDKVAFTGSTEVGRQIARSVAGTRKRVTLELGGKAANIVFADAALDQAVEGIVNGIFFNQGHVCCAGSRLLVEESVADELLARLKRRMSTLRVGDPLDKNTDVGAINSAEQLAKIRALSEIGEQEGAQRWSAPCPLPDRGFWFSPTVFTGVTQAHRIAREEIFGPVLSVLTFRTPDEAVAKANNTPYGLSAGIWTEKGSRILWLADKLRAGVVWANTFNKFDPTSPFGGYRESGYGREGGRHGLEAYLAH, encoded by the coding sequence ATGGCCTTCGAATACGCACCGGCACCCGAGTCACGGTCCATTGTGGACATCCGCCCGGCGTACGGGCTGTTCGTGGACGGCGAGTTCGTCGCACCGACCGACGGCGAGTCGATGAAGACGGTCGACCCGGCGACCGAGGAGGTGCTCGCCGAGGTCGCCGTCGCCGGCCCGGCCGACGTCGATCGCGCGGTGGCCGCCGCCCGCAAGGCGTACCAGCGGGTCTGGGGGCCGATGCCCGGCACCGAGCGCGCCAAGTACCTCTACCGGATCGCCCGGATCATCCAGGAGCGGGCCCGTGAGCTGGCGGTGCTGGAGTCGATCGACAACGGCAAGCCGATCCGGGAGTCCCGCGACGTGGACATCCCGCTGGTCGCGGCGCACTTCTTCTACTACGCCGGCTGGGCCGACAAGCTCGGCTACGCCGGGTTCGGGCCGAACCCGCAGCCGCTCGGGGTGGCCGGCCAGGTCATCCCGTGGAACTTCCCGCTGCTGATGCTGGCCTGGAAGATCGCACCGGCGCTCGCCGCCGGGAACACCGTCGTGCTCAAGCCGGCCGAGACGACGCCGCTGACCGCCCTGCTGTTCGCCGAGATCTGCCAGCAGGCCGACCTGCCGGCCGGCGTGGTCAACATCCTCACCGGCGCCGGCGACACCGGCCGCGCGCTGGTCGAGCACGGCGACGTGGACAAGGTCGCGTTCACCGGATCGACCGAGGTCGGGCGGCAGATCGCCCGCTCGGTCGCCGGCACCCGCAAGCGGGTCACCCTGGAACTCGGCGGCAAGGCGGCGAACATCGTGTTCGCCGACGCGGCGCTGGACCAGGCGGTCGAGGGCATCGTCAACGGCATCTTCTTCAACCAGGGCCACGTCTGCTGCGCCGGCTCCCGGCTGCTGGTGGAGGAGTCGGTCGCCGACGAGTTGCTGGCCCGGCTGAAGCGGCGGATGAGCACCCTGCGGGTCGGCGACCCGCTGGACAAGAACACCGACGTCGGCGCGATCAACTCGGCCGAACAGCTGGCGAAGATCCGGGCGCTGTCGGAGATCGGCGAGCAGGAGGGCGCCCAGCGGTGGAGCGCGCCGTGCCCGCTGCCGGACCGCGGCTTCTGGTTCTCCCCCACCGTGTTCACCGGGGTCACCCAGGCGCACCGGATCGCCCGGGAGGAGATCTTCGGCCCGGTGCTGTCGGTGCTGACGTTCCGCACCCCGGACGAGGCGGTCGCCAAGGCCAACAACACGCCGTACGGCCTGTCCGCCGGGATCTGGACCGAGAAGGGGTCCCGCATCCTGTGGCTCGCCGACAAGCTGCGCGCCGGCGTCGTCTGGGCCAACACGTTCAACAAGTTCGACCCGACCAGCCCGTTCGGCGGGTACCGGGAGTCCGGTTACGGCCGTGAGGGCGGCCGGCACGGCTTGGAGGCCTACCTTGCCCACTGA
- the deoC gene encoding deoxyribose-phosphate aldolase, which yields MTSSASMTTLPAGAGAAEFAAEVTATAASLRTFLHGLPGVDKVGADQRAATLATRSIKTTAKQWALDLAIRMVDLTTLEGADTPGKVRALCAKAMRPDPADRGCPPAAAVCVYPALVPTAVETVRGSSVRVASVATAFPSGQVPLPVKLDDVRAAVAAGADEVDMVIDRGAFLSGRYDEVFRQIVAVKEACGAAHLKVILETGELGTYDNVRRASWLAMLAGGDFIKTSTGKVSPAATLPVTLIMLEAVRDFRELTGRQIGVKPAGGIRSAKDAIRYLVLVNETAGDDWLDPDWFRFGASSLLNDLLMQRSKLATGRYAGPDYFTLD from the coding sequence ATGACCAGTTCGGCGTCGATGACGACGCTTCCGGCCGGTGCCGGCGCCGCGGAGTTCGCGGCCGAGGTGACCGCGACCGCGGCGTCACTGCGTACTTTCCTGCACGGCCTGCCGGGGGTGGACAAGGTCGGTGCCGACCAGCGGGCGGCGACGCTCGCGACCCGGTCGATCAAGACCACCGCCAAGCAGTGGGCGCTGGACCTGGCGATCCGGATGGTGGATCTGACCACCCTGGAGGGCGCGGACACCCCGGGCAAGGTCCGGGCGCTGTGCGCGAAGGCGATGCGCCCCGACCCGGCCGACCGCGGCTGCCCGCCGGCCGCCGCCGTCTGCGTCTACCCGGCGCTGGTGCCGACCGCGGTGGAGACCGTCCGCGGCTCGTCGGTGCGGGTGGCGAGCGTGGCGACCGCGTTCCCGTCCGGGCAGGTGCCGCTGCCGGTCAAGCTCGACGACGTGCGCGCGGCGGTGGCCGCCGGCGCCGACGAGGTCGACATGGTGATCGACCGCGGCGCGTTCCTCTCCGGCCGGTACGACGAGGTGTTCCGCCAGATCGTCGCGGTCAAGGAGGCCTGCGGGGCGGCGCACCTGAAGGTGATCCTGGAGACCGGCGAGCTCGGTACCTACGACAACGTGCGACGCGCGTCCTGGCTGGCGATGCTGGCCGGCGGCGACTTCATCAAGACCTCCACCGGCAAGGTGTCCCCCGCCGCGACGCTGCCGGTCACGCTGATCATGCTGGAGGCGGTGCGCGACTTCCGCGAGCTGACCGGCCGGCAGATCGGCGTCAAGCCGGCCGGCGGGATCCGTTCGGCGAAGGACGCGATCCGCTACCTGGTGCTGGTCAACGAGACCGCCGGGGACGACTGGCTCGACCCGGACTGGTTCCGGTTCGGCGCCTCGTCGCTGCTCAACGACCTGCTGATGCAGCGCAGCAAGCTCGCCACCGGCCGGTACGCCGGCCCCGACTACTTCACCCTGGACTGA
- a CDS encoding TetR/AcrR family transcriptional regulator gives MPKEVDHEARRRELADAVCRVIAREGLAGVSLRVVADEAGWSIGSMRYYFTTKDELLQFALRRVDDRIEQRLDASCVQPTLLGRAHAVIDELLPLDVQRREEALVWLAFVSRATTDAKLAPMAAEVWTRLNEVFVGLLRAAVEAGELPADLDLVREGGRLQALIDGLVVHLVSAPNGSGPPWPPSSRTDIWTS, from the coding sequence GTGCCCAAGGAAGTCGATCACGAGGCGCGTCGGCGGGAGCTGGCCGACGCGGTCTGCCGCGTCATCGCGAGGGAAGGGCTGGCCGGCGTCTCGCTCCGCGTCGTCGCGGACGAGGCCGGCTGGTCGATCGGATCGATGCGGTACTACTTCACGACCAAGGACGAGCTGCTGCAGTTCGCTCTGCGGCGCGTCGACGACCGCATCGAGCAGCGGCTCGACGCCTCGTGCGTGCAGCCGACACTGCTCGGCCGGGCGCACGCGGTGATCGACGAGCTGCTGCCGCTCGACGTGCAGCGACGCGAGGAGGCGCTCGTCTGGCTGGCCTTCGTGTCCCGGGCGACGACCGACGCCAAGCTGGCGCCGATGGCCGCCGAGGTGTGGACCCGGCTCAACGAGGTGTTCGTCGGTTTGCTGCGCGCCGCGGTCGAGGCCGGTGAACTGCCCGCCGACCTCGACCTGGTGCGGGAAGGCGGTCGCCTGCAGGCGCTGATCGACGGGCTCGTGGTGCACCTGGTCTCGGCCCCGAACGGGTCGGGACCGCCCTGGCCGCCGAGCTCGCGCACGGATATCTGGACCAGCTGA
- a CDS encoding cupredoxin domain-containing protein, with the protein MARNAYRSTGEFRRTSAGSPLRRLAVGTVAGFTLLATVAGCNGRTSGSAAPHGASTHHGASATADPTPSSATPSARADGGGAGSKDQVVRLDATQQMRFQPAKVEVHPGRVTVRVHNTGSMPHEWEVEGISGAKIAIVVGGETQSVTFSVPRTGSFRMECSWHAKHGMVGTFVVRAGHS; encoded by the coding sequence ATGGCGCGCAACGCATACCGATCGACCGGTGAGTTCCGGCGCACCTCGGCCGGGTCGCCGCTGCGGCGGCTGGCCGTCGGCACCGTGGCCGGCTTCACCCTGCTGGCTACCGTCGCGGGCTGCAACGGCCGGACGTCCGGGTCGGCCGCGCCACACGGGGCGAGCACCCACCACGGCGCCTCCGCCACCGCGGATCCCACGCCCTCGTCCGCCACGCCGTCCGCGCGCGCAGACGGCGGCGGTGCCGGCAGCAAGGACCAGGTCGTCCGGCTGGACGCGACCCAGCAGATGCGGTTCCAGCCCGCGAAGGTCGAGGTGCATCCGGGTCGGGTGACGGTGCGGGTGCACAACACCGGATCGATGCCGCACGAGTGGGAGGTCGAGGGGATCAGCGGGGCCAAGATCGCGATCGTGGTCGGCGGCGAGACGCAGTCGGTGACCTTCTCCGTACCGCGCACCGGCAGCTTCCGGATGGAGTGCTCCTGGCACGCCAAGCACGGCATGGTCGGCACGTTCGTGGTGCGGGCCGGGCACAGCTGA
- a CDS encoding multicopper oxidase family protein, which yields MPDREAPEPDPDQPDRRTGPGRRAVLAGGVGVVGAALTGTWWWRSGRRQFGPDEPKPAGTVGPHDTVVERTDQRRHWSGRTTSVTLTAQQGTLDLAGRQARTWLYDGGPMAAAVRVRAGDRLHARLVNRLEAATTVHWHGLRIRNDMDGVPDVTMPAVRPGDTFDYRFVVPDPGTYWLHSHVGVQRDRGLYAPLIVTDPHEPGDYDHDETIVLDDWTDGVGPTPDAILGELRAGHTGGTVRPVMAPSSPWGPMTSELTYPLHLANARPPEDPAVIRARPGQRLRLRLINASAATPYRVAFSGHRMTVTHADGWPVRPTTVDTLLIGMAERYDVLVTVGDGAFGLVAAAEGGKGVARAVVRTGAGTTPPPTARPAELRRRLLCYPDLRPVAGTALPKRPVDRTVRLLLSQGTSHPVTWLIDDHAWPHRKPVPVRQGERVRIDLVNASAMAHPIHLHGHTFALADTGVRKDTVVVLPGKTTSILVQADNPGRWLLHCHNAYHMALGMTTELDYLT from the coding sequence ATGCCCGACCGCGAGGCGCCCGAGCCGGACCCCGACCAGCCGGACCGGCGCACCGGCCCGGGCCGGCGGGCGGTACTCGCCGGGGGCGTCGGTGTGGTGGGCGCGGCCCTGACCGGTACCTGGTGGTGGCGCAGCGGCAGGCGGCAGTTCGGGCCGGACGAGCCGAAACCCGCCGGTACGGTCGGGCCGCACGACACCGTGGTCGAGCGGACCGACCAGCGGCGGCACTGGTCCGGGCGAACCACCTCGGTCACCCTGACCGCGCAACAGGGCACCCTCGACCTCGCCGGGCGGCAGGCGCGGACCTGGCTCTACGACGGCGGTCCGATGGCCGCCGCGGTACGCGTCCGGGCCGGCGACCGGTTGCACGCCAGGCTGGTGAACCGGCTCGAGGCGGCCACCACGGTGCACTGGCACGGGCTCCGGATCCGCAACGACATGGACGGTGTGCCGGACGTGACGATGCCGGCGGTGCGGCCCGGTGACACGTTCGACTACCGGTTCGTGGTGCCCGATCCGGGCACCTACTGGTTGCACTCGCACGTCGGGGTGCAACGCGATCGAGGCCTGTACGCGCCGCTGATCGTCACCGATCCGCACGAGCCGGGCGACTACGACCACGACGAGACGATCGTTCTGGACGACTGGACCGACGGGGTCGGCCCGACCCCGGACGCGATCCTCGGCGAGCTGCGGGCCGGGCACACCGGCGGCACCGTACGGCCGGTGATGGCGCCGTCGTCGCCGTGGGGGCCGATGACCTCCGAACTGACCTACCCGCTGCACCTGGCCAACGCGCGCCCGCCGGAGGATCCGGCCGTGATCCGGGCCAGGCCCGGCCAGCGGCTGCGGCTCCGGCTGATCAACGCCTCGGCCGCCACCCCGTACCGGGTCGCGTTCTCCGGGCACCGGATGACGGTGACGCACGCCGACGGCTGGCCGGTTCGTCCGACCACTGTGGACACGCTGCTGATCGGGATGGCCGAGCGGTACGACGTACTCGTCACCGTCGGCGACGGCGCGTTCGGGCTGGTGGCCGCGGCCGAGGGCGGCAAGGGTGTCGCGCGGGCGGTGGTCCGCACCGGCGCCGGCACGACTCCGCCGCCCACCGCTCGGCCGGCGGAGTTGCGCCGCCGGCTGCTGTGCTACCCGGACCTGCGCCCGGTCGCCGGCACCGCGCTGCCGAAGCGGCCGGTCGACCGCACGGTTCGGTTGCTGCTGAGCCAGGGCACGTCGCATCCGGTGACCTGGCTGATCGACGACCACGCCTGGCCGCACCGCAAACCGGTGCCGGTACGCCAAGGCGAGCGGGTGCGCATCGACCTGGTCAACGCGAGCGCCATGGCCCACCCGATCCACCTGCACGGCCACACCTTCGCGCTGGCCGACACCGGCGTGCGCAAGGACACCGTGGTGGTGCTGCCGGGCAAGACGACCTCGATCCTGGTCCAGGCCGACAACCCCGGCCGCTGGCTGCTGCACTGCCACAACGCGTACCACATGGCGCTCGGCATGACGACCGAGCTGGACTACCTGACCTGA
- a CDS encoding MFS transporter, translating into MSNDYGKLLSIRYTKGFVITGLIGRLPMSMLGLSGILLVTSTVGSYTLAGMLSGSLLLAQSLTSAQRGRLVDRWGQRRVLLPVVLAHTAALTAILLCCLLHGPDLLLLAFGFVAGTTFPSIGALVRSRWTDILSGPDAPPGAPALSVALSLESAIDELVYILGPLLATLLSTSITGAAGFVGAMACTLVGGVLFATRKGGGGPHPRPAVDSGSVLRIGGIRVVAAVCVALGTILGAVEATIVAYTKEHGHTGLSGPIVAAFSVGSLVAGLVYGSRTWRGRAANRFVLSIACVLVGMVPVMLAPNTGLLAAGVVVAGIALAPALIGAHELIQELVPAEKITEGYSWVQTTVGLGLGIGVSAAGTVTDARGAHTSFLIAGAAAALAVLMSLPFRRVLARAAVHEPQYRGTHRRTGWVPRHAIRGGQVR; encoded by the coding sequence TTGAGCAACGACTACGGCAAGCTGCTGTCGATCCGGTACACCAAGGGTTTCGTCATCACCGGGCTCATCGGGCGGCTGCCGATGTCGATGCTCGGGCTCAGCGGCATCCTGCTCGTCACGTCCACGGTCGGCTCGTACACGCTGGCCGGCATGCTCAGCGGCTCGCTGCTGCTGGCACAGTCGTTGACCTCCGCGCAACGCGGCCGCCTGGTCGACCGGTGGGGGCAGCGCCGGGTACTGCTGCCGGTGGTGCTGGCGCACACCGCGGCGCTGACCGCGATCCTGTTGTGCTGCCTGCTGCACGGTCCCGACCTGCTGCTGCTGGCCTTCGGATTCGTCGCTGGCACCACCTTCCCGTCGATCGGCGCGCTGGTGCGGTCCCGCTGGACCGACATCCTCAGCGGTCCGGACGCACCACCCGGCGCACCCGCGCTGAGCGTCGCGCTGTCGCTGGAGTCCGCGATCGACGAACTCGTCTACATCCTCGGCCCGCTGCTCGCCACGCTGCTGTCCACCTCGATCACCGGCGCCGCCGGCTTCGTCGGCGCGATGGCCTGCACGCTGGTCGGCGGCGTGCTGTTCGCGACCCGCAAGGGTGGCGGCGGCCCGCACCCGCGACCGGCCGTCGACTCCGGTTCGGTGCTGCGCATCGGCGGCATCCGGGTCGTCGCCGCGGTGTGCGTCGCGCTCGGCACCATCCTCGGTGCGGTCGAGGCGACGATCGTCGCCTACACCAAGGAACACGGGCACACCGGGCTGTCCGGGCCGATCGTCGCCGCGTTCTCGGTCGGCAGCCTCGTCGCCGGCCTCGTGTACGGCTCGCGTACCTGGCGGGGTCGCGCGGCGAACCGGTTCGTGCTGTCGATCGCCTGCGTGCTCGTCGGCATGGTGCCGGTCATGCTGGCACCGAACACCGGCCTGCTGGCCGCCGGCGTCGTCGTCGCCGGTATCGCCCTGGCGCCCGCGCTGATCGGCGCGCACGAACTGATCCAGGAACTGGTACCGGCGGAGAAGATCACCGAGGGGTACTCCTGGGTGCAGACCACCGTCGGTCTCGGCCTCGGGATCGGCGTCAGCGCCGCCGGTACGGTCACCGATGCGCGCGGCGCCCACACGTCGTTCCTGATCGCCGGCGCCGCCGCGGCGCTCGCCGTGCTGATGTCGCTGCCGTTCCGCCGGGTGCTGGCCCGCGCCGCGGTGCACGAGCCGCAGTACCGCGGGACGCACCGCCGCACCGGTTGGGTGCCGAGGCACGCGATCCGCGGCGGTCAGGTCAGGTAG